Proteins from a genomic interval of Ficedula albicollis isolate OC2 chromosome 9, FicAlb1.5, whole genome shotgun sequence:
- the OTOL1 gene encoding otolin-1 produces MRQPQLLCEHRSSLRLLPRLQGAAEEAVQGRSPRSPAAAAMWSCPGPLPLLLALALVPAGAALKVTPAVLHTKPKPSQAAAAPQAVPGKAPLPGAALPTLFPSENSTLDSAELFFNCCECCPPAAGPRGWPGPRGPPGPKGEKGDAGLPGTPGPQGPKGSKGERGEQGERGASGSPGYPGKPGLQGEAGAKGNKGSYGFPGLKGQKGAKGDTCDNGTKGDKGDRGDPGEPGVGGEQGDKGEKGDTGDKGYCGEPGGRGGEAPRAPRSAFSAGLARPFPPPNAPIRFERVWYDERRDYDPNTGKFNCSVAGAYVFSYHVTVRGRPARLSLVAGGRRVAKARDTLYGQDVDQASFLTILKLRVGDQVWLGAAKDWNGLYAGAEDDSVFTGFLLYPDGFEGIGLELWKVRMKLQEIQGMGRKRNKLHMFHSKSSINKSSC; encoded by the exons atgaggcagccacaacttctctgcGAGCACAGAAGCAGCCTCAGACTGTTGCCGCggctccagggagcagcagaggaggcagtGCAGGGCCGTTCTCCCCGCTCTCCCGCAGCCGCTGCCATGTGGAGCTGCCCGGGGCCCCTCCCGCTGCTCCTGGCGCTCGCCCTTGTCCCCGCCGGCGCTGCCCTGAAGGTGACCCCAGCCGTGCTCCACACCAAGCCCAAaccttcccaggcagcagctgctccccaggctgtcccagggaAAGCCCCGCTGCCAGGAGCTGCGCTCCCCACGCTCTTCCCCTCGGAGAACTCCACGCTGGACTCGGCCGAGCTCTTCTTCAACTGCTGCGAGTGCTGCCCGCCCGCCGCGGGACCACGGGGCTGGCCGGGGCCGCGGGGACCCCCAG GTCCCaagggggagaagggagatgCTGGGCTGCCAGGAACTCCTGGCCCTCAAGGTCCAAAAGGCTCTAAAGGAGAAAGAG gggagcaaGGGGAGCGAGGAGCGAGTGGAAGCCCCGGTTACCCAGGGAAACCTGGGCTGCAAG GTGAAGCTGGAGCCAAAGGCAACAAGGGCAGCTACGGCTTCCCCGGCCTGAAGGGACAAAAGGGAGCGAAAGGGGACACCTGTGACAACGGCACCAAAGGAGACAAAGGGGACAGGGGGGATCCTGGAGAGCCGGGAGTGGGCGGCGAACAGGGGGAcaagggagaaaagggggacacgggggacaaAGGGTACTGTGGGGAGCCGGGTGGCAGAGGg ggggaggcccCCAGGGCGCCGCGCTCGGCCTTCAGCGCCGGCCTGGCGCGGCCTTTCCCCCCGCCCAACGCGCCCATCCGCTTCGAGCGCGTGTGGTACGACGAGCGCCGCGACTACGACCCCAACACCGGCAAGTTCAACTGCAGCGTGGCCGGCGCCTACGTCTTCTCCTACCACGTCACCGTGCGCGGCCGGCCCGCCCGCCTCAGCCTGGTGGCCGGCGGCAGGAGGGTGGCCAAGGCCAGGGACACCCTCTACGGCCAGGACGTCGACCAGGCCTCCTTCCTCACCATCCTCAAGCTCAGGGTGGGCGACCAAGTGTGGCTGGGGGCCGCCAAGGACTGGAACGGCCTCTACGCCGGCGCCGAGGACGACAGCGTCTTCACGGGCTTCCTGCTCTACCCTGACGGCTTCGAG GGAATCGGTTTGGAGCTGTGGAAAGTAAGGATGAAACTACAGGAGATACAGGGgatgggaagaaagagaaataagctGCACATGTTTCATTCCAAGTCCTCCATAAATAAAAGTTCTTGTTAA